AGCTCTCCTACTCGGATCGACCCTCAAAGACTTTGATCGGCTGACGGCAAAGATCGAAGGCAATGGGCCGGTTGGCGGAATCGTTGCCGAAGCGACAAGCGACGGCAAAGTACGAGGCTACGTAAAAAATTCGATCGCGGAACTTCCGCCGAAGCCGAACGGAAAGTTCGACGTCAGTGGGATTGTAGGCGAAGGGACGTTTTACGTTATTCGCGAATCCGGTTTCGATATTGGACTACATCGTGAACCGTACGTTGGTTCGGTGCCTATCGTTTCGGGTGAGATCGCCGAAGACTTTGCATTTTACCTGGCGAGGTCCGAGCAGATACCGTCAGCAGTTATGCTCGGCGTTCTGCTTGAGAATGTCGAGCCTTTTGTAGCAGCTTCGGGCGGCGTTCTGATCCAAATGATGCCCGGTGCAAACGAACACATAATTACTATGATCGAGGACACGATACGAAATGCTCCGCATATTACGTCGTCGATCAAAGCGGGAGCAACTCCCGCAGACCTATTGAAGATCACGCTTGGCGTCATCGACTTCGAGATACTCGATGAACGCACCGTCGAATTCGCATG
The DNA window shown above is from Chloracidobacterium sp. and carries:
- the hslO gene encoding Hsp33 family molecular chaperone HslO — encoded protein: MDKLIHGTAADDTIRVVAAITTNITSEAVRRHQTSPTVSAALGRMLTGALLLGSTLKDFDRLTAKIEGNGPVGGIVAEATSDGKVRGYVKNSIAELPPKPNGKFDVSGIVGEGTFYVIRESGFDIGLHREPYVGSVPIVSGEIAEDFAFYLARSEQIPSAVMLGVLLENVEPFVAASGGVLIQMMPGANEHIITMIEDTIRNAPHITSSIKAGATPADLLKITLGVIDFEILDERTVEFACNCSMEKAISMIAALGRREVGSMLADDKGAVMTCGFCNETYRLDESDLRQIIAAY